From Camelina sativa cultivar DH55 chromosome 20, Cs, whole genome shotgun sequence, the proteins below share one genomic window:
- the LOC104771919 gene encoding aluminum-activated malate transporter 14 isoform X1: MSNRVHERSMEMDEEGSTKMKMKTKVLELPKKIKKILKNLWKVGKDDPRRVKHALKVGVSLTLVSLLYLMEPLFKGIGNSAIWAVMTVVVVLEFSVGATLCKGLNRGLGTLIAGSLAFFIEFVVNDSGKVFRAIFIGASVFIVGALITYLRFIPYIKKNYDYGMLIFLLTFNLITVSSYRVDTVIKIAHERFYTIAMGVGICLLMSLLVFPIWSGEDLHKSTAAKLQGLSSSIEACVNEYFEEEEKENETSDLSEDTIYNGYKTVLDSKSTDEALAMYASWEPRHTRHCHRYPWKHYVKIGSVLRQFGYTVVALHGCLKTEIQTPRPLRGLFKDPCVRLAGEICKVLSELAASIRNRRHCSPEILSDSLQVALQDLNIAIKSQPKLFLGSDQNGSVSQGNSGRHTTNVSKHINKDTNDAASHQTGTRLDQNTGTPRGERMSRFGPNVSFSRLRADTLERRSAAATSQRKILRQQLSMIVVMTSLEFSEALPFAAFASILVEMVARLDNVIDEVEELGTIACFKEYDNSVDKKDVEVRVEKPSDLVVGIE; the protein is encoded by the exons atgtcgAACAGGGTCCATGAAAGGAGCATGGAGATGGATGAGGAAGGCTCtacaaagatgaagatgaagacgaaggTTCTAGAACTTccaaagaagatcaagaagattCTAAAGAACCTATGGAAG GTTGGAAAAGATGATCCAAGGAGAGTGAAACATGCTTTGAAAGTAGGAGTTTCATTGACACTTGTTTCCTTATTGTATCTCATGGAGCCTCTCTTCAAAGGCATTGGAAACAGTGCTATTTGGGCAGTCATGACCGTCGTGGTCGTCCTCGAGTTCTCTGTAG GTGCAACGTTGTGCAAAGGGCTTAATAGAGGACTAGGGACACTGATTGCAGGATCTTTGGCATTTTTCATTGAATTTGTCGTTAATGATTCCGGCAAGGTTTTCCGAGCTATTTTCATTGGCGCTTCAGTTTTCATAGTTG GAGCCTTGATAACATATTTGAGATTTATTCCATACATAAAAAAGAACTACGACTACGGCATGCTTATATTTCTCTTGACGTTCAATCTAATAACAGTGTCGAGTTATAGAGTTGATACTGTGATTAAGATTGCACATGAGAGATTCTATACTATAGCCATGGGTGTTGGTATTTGCCTCCTCATGAGCCTTTTGGTTTTTCCTATATGGTCTGGTGAGGACCTTCACAAATCCACCGCCGCTAAGTTGCAAGGCCTCTCTTCTTCCATCGAAG CATGTGTGAATGAGTACtttgaggaggaggagaaagagaacGAAACATCAGATTTGTCAGAAGACACGATCTATAACGGATATAAGACTGTTTTAGATTCCAAATCCACCGATGAAGCACTC GCGATGTATGCAAGTTGGGAACCAAGACACACAAGACATTGCCATAGATATCCATGGAAACATTATGTCAAAATTGGATCTGTTCTTCGTCAGTTTGGTTACACTGTTGTTGCTCTTCATGGTTGCTTAAAAACCGAAATTCAg ACTCCGAGGCCTCTTCGTGGACTCTTCAAGGATCCTTGCGTAAGACTAGCCGGAGAAATCTGCAAGGTTTTGTCGGAACTCGCTGCAAGCATTCGAAACCGACGTCACTGTTCACCGGAGATTCTCTCCGACAGTCTTCAAGTGGCATTACAAGATCTCAACATAGCCATTAAATCACAACCTAAACTCTTCCTCGGCTCTGACCAAAATGGCAGTGTTTCTCAAGGCAATAGCGGTAGACATACCACAAACGTTTCAAAACACATCAATAAAGACACAAACGACGCCGCTTCGCATCAAACTGGAACACGTCTTGACCAAAACACTGGAACGCCACGGGGCGAACGCATGTCCCGTTTTGGACCAAACGTTTCGTTTTCTAGATTGAGAGCTGATACGTTAGAACGGAGATCTGCGGCCGCGACTAGCCAAAGAAAGATACTGAGACAACAGTTGAGTATGATTGTGGTGATGACGAGTCTTGAATTCTCTGAGGCGTTACCGTTTGCCGCGTTTGCATCAATTCTAGTGGAAATGGTTGCGAGGCTTGACAATGTGATTGATGAAGTAGAGGAGCTAGGAACGATCGCCTGCTTTAAGGAGTATGATAACAGCGTTGATAAGAAGGATGTGGAGGTTCGGGTCGAGAAGCCATCTGATCTAGTGGTTGGCATAGAGTGA
- the LOC104771919 gene encoding aluminum-activated malate transporter 14 isoform X2: MSNRVHERSMEMDEEGSTKMKMKTKVLELPKKIKKILKNLWKVGKDDPRRVKHALKVGVSLTLVSLLYLMEPLFKGIGNSAIWAVMTVVVVLEFSVGATLCKGLNRGLGTLIAGSLAFFIEFVVNDSGKVFRAIFIGASVFIVGALITYLRFIPYIKKNYDYGMLIFLLTFNLITVSSYRVDTVIKIAHERFYTIAMGVGICLLMSLLVFPIWSGEDLHKSTAAKLQGLSSSIEACVNEYFEEEEKENETSDLSEDTIYNGYKTVLDSKSTDEALAMYASWEPRHTRHCHRYPWKHYVKIGSVLRQFGYTVVALHGCLKTEIQTPRPLRGLFKDPCVRLAGEICKVLSELAASIRNRRHCSPEILSDSLQVALQDLNIAIKSQPKLFLGSDQNGSVSQGNSGRHTTNVSKHINKDTNDAASHQTGTRLDQNTGTPRGERMSRFGPNVSFSRLRADTLERRSAAATSQRKILRQQLSMIVVMTSLEFSEALPFAAFASILVEMVARLDNVIDEVEELGTIACFKEYDNSVDKKDVEVRVEKPSDLVVGIE; this comes from the exons atgtcgAACAGGGTCCATGAAAGGAGCATGGAGATGGATGAGGAAGGCTCtacaaagatgaagatgaagacgaaggTTCTAGAACTTccaaagaagatcaagaagattCTAAAGAACCTATGGAAGGTTGGAAAAGATGATCCAAGGAGAGTGAAACATGCTTTGAAAGTAGGAGTTTCATTGACACTTGTTTCCTTATTGTATCTCATGGAGCCTCTCTTCAAAGGCATTGGAAACAGTGCTATTTGGGCAGTCATGACCGTCGTGGTCGTCCTCGAGTTCTCTGTTG GTGCAACGTTGTGCAAAGGGCTTAATAGAGGACTAGGGACACTGATTGCAGGATCTTTGGCATTTTTCATTGAATTTGTCGTTAATGATTCCGGCAAGGTTTTCCGAGCTATTTTCATTGGCGCTTCAGTTTTCATAGTTG GAGCCTTGATAACATATTTGAGATTTATTCCATACATAAAAAAGAACTACGACTACGGCATGCTTATATTTCTCTTGACGTTCAATCTAATAACAGTGTCGAGTTATAGAGTTGATACTGTGATTAAGATTGCACATGAGAGATTCTATACTATAGCCATGGGTGTTGGTATTTGCCTCCTCATGAGCCTTTTGGTTTTTCCTATATGGTCTGGTGAGGACCTTCACAAATCCACCGCCGCTAAGTTGCAAGGCCTCTCTTCTTCCATCGAAG CATGTGTGAATGAGTACtttgaggaggaggagaaagagaacGAAACATCAGATTTGTCAGAAGACACGATCTATAACGGATATAAGACTGTTTTAGATTCCAAATCCACCGATGAAGCACTC GCGATGTATGCAAGTTGGGAACCAAGACACACAAGACATTGCCATAGATATCCATGGAAACATTATGTCAAAATTGGATCTGTTCTTCGTCAGTTTGGTTACACTGTTGTTGCTCTTCATGGTTGCTTAAAAACCGAAATTCAg ACTCCGAGGCCTCTTCGTGGACTCTTCAAGGATCCTTGCGTAAGACTAGCCGGAGAAATCTGCAAGGTTTTGTCGGAACTCGCTGCAAGCATTCGAAACCGACGTCACTGTTCACCGGAGATTCTCTCCGACAGTCTTCAAGTGGCATTACAAGATCTCAACATAGCCATTAAATCACAACCTAAACTCTTCCTCGGCTCTGACCAAAATGGCAGTGTTTCTCAAGGCAATAGCGGTAGACATACCACAAACGTTTCAAAACACATCAATAAAGACACAAACGACGCCGCTTCGCATCAAACTGGAACACGTCTTGACCAAAACACTGGAACGCCACGGGGCGAACGCATGTCCCGTTTTGGACCAAACGTTTCGTTTTCTAGATTGAGAGCTGATACGTTAGAACGGAGATCTGCGGCCGCGACTAGCCAAAGAAAGATACTGAGACAACAGTTGAGTATGATTGTGGTGATGACGAGTCTTGAATTCTCTGAGGCGTTACCGTTTGCCGCGTTTGCATCAATTCTAGTGGAAATGGTTGCGAGGCTTGACAATGTGATTGATGAAGTAGAGGAGCTAGGAACGATCGCCTGCTTTAAGGAGTATGATAACAGCGTTGATAAGAAGGATGTGGAGGTTCGGGTCGAGAAGCCATCTGATCTAGTGGTTGGCATAGAGTGA